From Tripterygium wilfordii isolate XIE 37 chromosome 13, ASM1340144v1, whole genome shotgun sequence, the proteins below share one genomic window:
- the LOC120012563 gene encoding zinc finger A20 and AN1 domain-containing stress-associated protein 1-like has protein sequence MDSQSPPLCVEGCGFYASLENNNMCSKCYTDSLKQCLTKSLHSLSPTIPTSSTVFPNPSSSSSSSPLLESGAVTEAADGAKKQRCKKCNKKVGLLGFQCRCKDVFCGSHRYPEEHCCTVDWMTPARKVLVSQNPVVKADKLEGRV, from the coding sequence atggatTCACAGTCTCCACCACTTTGTGTCGAAGGATGTGGCTTCTACGCCTCTCTAGAGAACAACAATATGTGCTCCAAGTGTTATACAGATTCTCTCAAACAATGTCTTACTAAATCACTCCATTCCCTTTCACCAACTATCCCAACTAGTAGTACTGTTTTTCCAAatccttcatcatcatcatcatcgtcaccACTTCTTGAAAGTGGTGCTGTAACAGAAGCTGCAGATGGAGCAAAGAAGCAGAGGTGCAAGAAGTGCAACAAGAAGGTGGGTTTATTGGGGTTTCAGTGCCGCTGCAAGGACGTATTCTGCGGGAGCCACCGGTACCCGGAAGAGCACTGTTGCACCGTCGATTGGATGACACCTGCTCGTAAAGTTCTGGTTTCGCAAAATCCGGTCGTCAAAGCTGATAAATTGGAAGGCAGAGTTTGA
- the LOC120012743 gene encoding 30S ribosomal protein 3, chloroplastic-like, with protein MIPMSIQAGMSATINPLPVPTRNVLRYTPLKTPICLRPKPSSLYWHSLALRELIPSRKGENNLRVSASVAAIDEEEGGTSPADDSTIPTTPSKEKLGVVVKPMEKPRLVSKFIWMEKNIGIGLDQSIPGHGTIPLSPYYFWPRKDAWEELKVLLESKPWISQKQMILLLNQATDIINLWQASGGNLSPNVVVALCSLANGFCLCLMR; from the exons ATGATTCCAATGTCTATTCAAGCAGGCATGAGCGCTACAATCAATCCCTTACCGGTACCTACACGAAACGTCCTCCGCTACACACCCTTGAAGACCCCAATCTGTCTCAGACCAAAACCGTCTTCTTTATATTGGCACTCCCTTGCTCTGCGTGAACTGATACCTAGTCGAAAAGGGGAAAACAATTTGAGGGTGTCAGCTTCGGTAGCTGCAATTgacgaagaagaaggaggaacgTCGCCAGCTGATGATTCCACTATCCCTACCACACCATCCAAAGAG AAGCTTGGAGTGGTTGTAAAGCCAATGGAGAAACCACGGCTTGTATCAAAATTTATTTGGATGGAGAAGAACATTGGCATTGGCCTTGACCAGAGTATACCTGGGCATGGAACAATCCCACTCAGCCCTTACTACTTTTGGCCGAGGAAAGATGCTTGGGAAGAGCTCAAGGTGTTGCTTGAAAGCAAGCCCTGGATATCCCAGAAGCAGATGATTCTCCTTCTGAATCAGGCTACCGATATCATTAATTTGTGGCAGGCGAGTGGTGGCAATTTGTC TCCCAACGTGGTGGTCGCCTTGTGCTCACTGGCAAATGGTTTTTGTCTGTGTCTGATGCGGTGA